A single Pseudodesulfovibrio aespoeensis Aspo-2 DNA region contains:
- a CDS encoding WbuC family cupin fold metalloprotein — MKYKKLNEEVLYTTEAVTRLGKTDMAVLAGMAAETARHRVRLCTHETPDSALHEMFIIHRRDAYVRPHMHRGRDESIHILAGEVDIVLFEQDGTILELMTMGDYGSGRPFYCRIPKGTMHMLIIKSDVLVFCEATLGPFNRDDAVFASWAPADGEERAWDFVAETGRKAREEA; from the coding sequence ATGAAATACAAGAAATTGAACGAGGAAGTCTTGTACACGACCGAGGCCGTGACCCGGCTCGGGAAGACAGACATGGCTGTCCTGGCCGGAATGGCTGCGGAGACGGCGCGGCATCGCGTCCGGCTGTGCACGCACGAGACGCCCGATTCGGCCTTGCACGAGATGTTCATCATCCATCGGCGCGACGCCTATGTGCGCCCGCATATGCACCGTGGCCGGGACGAATCAATCCATATCCTTGCTGGTGAGGTGGACATTGTTCTCTTTGAGCAGGACGGCACCATTTTGGAACTTATGACCATGGGCGACTACGGAAGCGGCAGGCCGTTTTATTGCCGCATCCCCAAGGGGACCATGCACATGCTGATCATTAAGTCTGATGTGCTGGTGTTTTGCGAGGCGACCCTTGGTCCGTTCAACAGGGACGATGCTGTGTTCGCTTCCTGGGCTCCAGCGGACGGCGAGGAGCGGGCTTGGGATTTTGTTGCCGAGACAGGCAGAAAGGCAAGGGAGGAGGCATGA
- a CDS encoding transketolase gives MKDSVRQTHEASLATPLDSRGVALRQRVVDMLECAGRGHIGSSMSLIEIMRVLYDDILRHDPANPGWMDRDRCILSKGHGCLAQYVLLADKGYFPAERLREFCACDGLLGGHPSANKIPGVEVSTGALGHGLSVGLGMAVDARVRGRDNRVFVVMGDGECNEGSIWEAAMSAGKRGQDNLVAMVDYNKYQSYGETSEVQELEPFAAKWEAFGFHCVEVNGHDVEALRSALGSVPFTAGRPSAIICHTVKGKGVDFAENNLAWHHKSKLPADDIAAMRQCLQG, from the coding sequence GTGAAAGACTCTGTCCGTCAGACACATGAGGCGTCGCTGGCAACCCCGCTCGACAGTCGCGGGGTTGCGTTGCGGCAGAGGGTCGTTGACATGCTGGAGTGCGCGGGTCGCGGCCACATCGGCTCCTCCATGTCGCTCATCGAGATCATGCGCGTGCTCTACGACGACATCCTGCGGCATGATCCCGCGAATCCGGGCTGGATGGACCGCGACCGGTGCATCCTGAGCAAGGGGCACGGGTGCCTGGCGCAGTACGTCTTGCTGGCGGACAAGGGGTATTTCCCTGCCGAGCGCCTTCGGGAGTTCTGCGCCTGCGACGGGCTGCTCGGCGGCCACCCAAGTGCCAACAAGATTCCGGGCGTGGAGGTCTCCACCGGCGCCCTGGGCCACGGTCTTTCCGTGGGCCTGGGCATGGCCGTGGACGCCAGGGTCCGGGGACGCGACAACCGCGTCTTCGTCGTCATGGGCGACGGGGAGTGCAACGAGGGGTCGATCTGGGAGGCGGCCATGAGCGCAGGCAAGCGCGGCCAGGACAACCTCGTGGCCATGGTCGATTACAACAAATATCAGTCCTACGGCGAAACCAGCGAGGTCCAGGAACTGGAGCCCTTTGCCGCCAAGTGGGAGGCCTTTGGGTTCCACTGCGTCGAGGTCAACGGCCACGATGTCGAGGCGCTCAGGAGCGCGCTCGGTTCCGTGCCGTTCACTGCGGGCAGGCCTTCCGCCATCATCTGCCACACGGTCAAGGGCAAGGGCGTGGATTTTGCCGAGAACAATCTGGCCTGGCATCACAAGAGCAAGCTTCCGGCAGACGACATCGCGGCCATGCGTCAGTGCCTCCAAGGATAA
- a CDS encoding SIS domain-containing protein, which produces MPWKHNLLNLFEVLDTMVVTDGAGVVLDTDAGFSLLVGWVKECREQRRRVYFVGNGASASMASHFSADLGKMAGVPTEVFTDCALITATGNDMGYDQTFAYPLGQRMVPGEILVAISSSGNSPNAVAAVRMAGRLSGRTVTFTAMSPDNAMRSLGDLNFYLPAQTYGMAECGHGIALHHLVDLF; this is translated from the coding sequence ATGCCGTGGAAGCATAACCTTCTCAACTTGTTTGAAGTGCTGGACACCATGGTTGTCACCGACGGTGCTGGCGTTGTCCTCGACACGGACGCCGGTTTCAGCCTGCTGGTCGGTTGGGTCAAGGAATGCCGGGAACAGAGACGCCGCGTCTATTTTGTCGGCAATGGGGCGAGCGCATCCATGGCCAGCCATTTTTCGGCTGACCTGGGCAAGATGGCCGGGGTGCCCACCGAGGTGTTTACCGACTGCGCCCTGATCACGGCCACAGGCAATGATATGGGCTATGACCAGACCTTTGCCTATCCCCTTGGACAGCGCATGGTGCCCGGCGAGATCCTGGTCGCCATCAGCAGCTCTGGCAATTCGCCCAACGCCGTGGCGGCGGTCAGGATGGCTGGCAGGCTTTCCGGTCGCACCGTCACTTTTACCGCCATGTCGCCGGACAACGCCATGCGCTCGTTGGGCGATCTGAATTTCTACCTGCCGGCTCAGACCTACGGCATGGCCGAATGCGGCCACGGGATCGCCCTGCATCACCTTGTCGATCTCTTTTGA
- a CDS encoding class I SAM-dependent methyltransferase: MGTLRDFVTKLHTGTNRDYLARMVDDKVHCMLKAKEYEADYWDGDRRYGYGGYRYMPGRWKPVAQAMIDAYGLKPGARILDVGCGKAYLLYELAQLGMDVHGFDISRHGLADAKEEIRDTLFLHRAQDAYPFKDGEFDLVISITTLHNLELFDLKAALREIERVGINKYVCVESYRNELEQFNLQCWALTCESFFSQREWEWIFDQFGYTGDFEFIYFE; this comes from the coding sequence ATGGGCACGCTGAGGGATTTTGTCACCAAACTGCATACCGGCACCAACCGCGACTATCTGGCCCGCATGGTGGACGACAAGGTCCATTGCATGCTCAAGGCCAAGGAGTACGAGGCGGACTACTGGGACGGGGACCGCAGGTACGGATATGGCGGCTACCGGTACATGCCTGGCCGCTGGAAGCCTGTGGCCCAGGCCATGATCGACGCCTACGGACTCAAGCCGGGCGCCAGAATTCTGGATGTGGGCTGCGGCAAGGCCTACCTGCTCTACGAGCTTGCGCAGCTGGGCATGGACGTGCATGGGTTTGACATTTCCCGGCACGGGCTGGCCGACGCCAAGGAGGAGATCAGGGACACCCTGTTCCTCCACCGCGCCCAGGACGCGTATCCGTTCAAGGATGGCGAGTTCGATCTGGTCATCAGCATCACCACGCTGCACAACCTGGAGCTGTTCGACCTCAAGGCCGCGTTGCGGGAAATCGAACGGGTGGGGATAAACAAGTACGTCTGCGTGGAGAGCTATCGCAACGAGCTGGAACAATTCAATCTCCAGTGCTGGGCATTGACCTGCGAGTCGTTTTTCAGCCAGCGCGAGTGGGAGTGGATATTCGACCAGTTCGGGTATACCGGCGATTTTGAATTCATCTATTTCGAGTAG
- a CDS encoding PfkB family carbohydrate kinase yields MIIDKKIKSLDELIEVVAEFRKQGRKVVHCHGVFDLLHIGHIRYFRQAAQWGDVLVVTVSPDRFVDKGSHRPAFTEVLRAEAVASQDVVDFVAINQWPTAEELLRKLRPDVYVKGSDFKSIDSDPTGKLRLEAEVCEEIGAELRLTQEIVFSSTNLINRFMSAFPDEVKEYLEIFRSRYTIGDIEEILDRMKSLEVTVVGDTILDDYHYCNPLGASSKEPVMAFSHLDSDMFAGGVLAVANHLSNLVKQVHLFTVLGETDTREDMIRESLNANVTPFFEYQKNAPTIRKRRYIEGYSMTKLFEIYHMDDSGLDRQADERLRAKLMERAMKTDLVVAADFGHGAISPLCREELVKVPFLAVNTQANAGNRGFHTISSYGRCDFISLAEPELRLDTRDKQTGVIPLTDMVRTRMGASMVAVTRGKKGSYVQTVDGLGVLVPAFASKVVDKIGSGDAFFSVAALAACLKVRPELVAFLGNVVGAIAVGIVGNKMPVTRDAIMKHVTSLLK; encoded by the coding sequence ATGATTATTGACAAGAAAATCAAATCGCTCGACGAGCTTATCGAGGTTGTTGCCGAGTTCAGGAAACAGGGCAGGAAAGTCGTCCATTGTCACGGCGTCTTTGATCTGCTCCATATCGGCCATATCCGCTATTTTCGTCAGGCTGCCCAGTGGGGCGACGTTCTGGTGGTCACCGTGTCGCCGGACCGTTTCGTGGACAAGGGCAGTCATCGGCCCGCCTTTACCGAGGTGTTGCGCGCCGAGGCCGTGGCCTCCCAGGACGTGGTGGATTTCGTGGCCATCAACCAGTGGCCCACGGCAGAGGAGCTGCTCAGGAAGCTCCGCCCGGATGTCTATGTCAAGGGATCGGATTTCAAGAGCATCGATTCCGATCCGACGGGCAAGCTGCGACTGGAGGCCGAGGTCTGCGAGGAGATCGGTGCCGAATTGCGGCTGACCCAGGAGATCGTCTTCAGTTCAACGAACCTGATCAACCGTTTCATGTCTGCGTTTCCCGACGAGGTGAAGGAGTACCTGGAAATCTTCAGATCGCGCTACACCATTGGCGATATCGAGGAAATCCTGGACAGGATGAAGAGCCTTGAGGTGACGGTGGTCGGCGACACCATCCTGGACGACTATCATTATTGCAATCCGCTGGGGGCGTCGTCCAAGGAGCCGGTCATGGCCTTCTCCCACCTTGACAGCGATATGTTTGCGGGCGGCGTCCTGGCCGTGGCCAACCATCTCTCCAATCTGGTGAAACAGGTTCATTTGTTTACGGTGCTTGGCGAGACCGACACCAGGGAGGACATGATCAGGGAGAGCCTCAACGCCAACGTCACCCCTTTTTTTGAGTATCAGAAGAATGCCCCGACCATCCGCAAGCGGCGGTATATCGAGGGCTACAGCATGACCAAGCTTTTCGAAATATACCACATGGACGACTCCGGGCTCGACCGCCAGGCCGACGAGCGCTTGCGCGCGAAGCTCATGGAGCGGGCCATGAAAACCGATCTCGTGGTGGCGGCTGATTTCGGCCACGGGGCCATCAGTCCCCTGTGCCGGGAGGAGCTTGTCAAGGTGCCCTTCCTGGCCGTCAACACCCAGGCCAACGCGGGCAATCGCGGGTTTCACACCATCTCAAGCTACGGGCGGTGCGATTTTATCAGCCTTGCCGAGCCGGAATTGCGCCTGGACACCCGCGACAAGCAGACCGGCGTCATCCCGCTGACCGATATGGTGCGCACACGGATGGGGGCTTCGATGGTCGCCGTGACCCGTGGCAAGAAAGGGTCCTATGTCCAGACGGTGGACGGCCTGGGGGTGCTGGTGCCCGCCTTTGCAAGCAAGGTTGTGGACAAGATCGGTTCGGGCGACGCCTTCTTTTCCGTGGCCGCACTGGCTGCCTGTCTCAAGGTCAGGCCGGAGCTGGTGGCCTTCCTGGGCAACGTGGTCGGGGCCATTGCCGTGGGCATCGTGGGCAACAAGATGCCGGTGACGCGGGATGCGATCATGAAACATGTCACCTCGCTGCTCAAGTGA
- a CDS encoding radical SAM protein: MGNIYTPMKIFHFKEKVDSLPRETGEILPPLHIRIKPINGCNHRCRYCAYRADSLQLGKDMRISDSIPRDRMLEIVDDIIAMGVKGVTFSGGGEPLFYPHLVDVLHKLIDSPVKFATLTNGGLLRGEVARLFAHHGSWVRVSMDGWDNASYTRYRGVADGEYDAILRNIAEFKAYGGTCRLGVSYIVDEENVSHIFEAARRVRDMGGDSVKVSPCIVENEGSANNAYHAPFFDKAREQVDRVMAELAGPDFEVFDAYHLLDERFDKKYTWCPYLQVLPVIGADLNVYSCQDKAYNLDQGLIGSIAHKGFKDFWMTGKDKFFATNPSVHCNHHCVANAKNKLLLDYLDADEEHLGFV; this comes from the coding sequence GTGGGCAACATTTACACGCCGATGAAGATATTCCACTTCAAGGAGAAAGTGGACTCGCTGCCCAGGGAGACGGGTGAGATCCTGCCCCCGTTGCACATCCGGATCAAGCCCATCAACGGGTGCAACCACCGCTGCCGCTATTGCGCCTACCGCGCCGACTCCCTGCAACTGGGCAAGGACATGCGCATTTCCGACTCCATCCCCAGGGACAGGATGCTCGAAATCGTGGACGACATCATCGCCATGGGGGTCAAGGGCGTCACCTTCAGCGGCGGCGGGGAACCGCTGTTCTACCCGCATCTGGTGGACGTGCTGCACAAACTCATCGATTCGCCCGTCAAGTTCGCCACGCTGACCAATGGCGGGCTGCTGCGCGGCGAGGTGGCGCGACTGTTCGCGCATCACGGCTCCTGGGTGCGCGTGTCCATGGACGGCTGGGACAATGCCAGCTACACCCGCTACCGCGGCGTGGCCGATGGCGAGTACGACGCCATTCTCAGGAACATCGCCGAATTCAAGGCGTATGGCGGCACATGCCGCCTGGGCGTCAGCTATATCGTGGACGAGGAGAATGTCTCACATATTTTCGAGGCGGCCCGGCGCGTGCGCGACATGGGCGGCGACAGCGTCAAGGTTTCCCCCTGCATCGTGGAGAACGAGGGCTCGGCCAACAACGCCTATCACGCCCCGTTCTTCGATAAGGCGCGGGAGCAGGTGGACCGGGTCATGGCCGAGCTTGCCGGGCCGGACTTCGAGGTGTTCGACGCCTACCATCTGCTCGACGAGCGGTTCGACAAGAAATACACATGGTGTCCCTACCTCCAGGTGCTGCCGGTCATTGGCGCCGACCTCAACGTCTACTCCTGCCAGGACAAGGCGTACAATCTCGACCAGGGGCTGATCGGCAGCATCGCCCACAAGGGCTTCAAGGATTTCTGGATGACCGGCAAGGACAAGTTCTTCGCCACCAATCCGTCGGTCCACTGCAACCATCATTGCGTGGCCAACGCCAAGAACAAGCTGCTGCTCGACTACCTGGATGCCGACGAGGAACATCTGGGGTTTGTGTAG
- a CDS encoding transketolase family protein, translating to MRKKCLDMVHELARRDGRVVFIGSDLGFKTLDAFREELPDQFFIEGISEQNVVGMAAGMALEGRIPYVNTIATFIVRRALEQVAMDLCLHDLPVRLIGNGGGLVYAPLGSTHLAVEDIALMRALPNMTVVCPADAEEMERFMDVSVDWPHPIYIRLAKGYDPVVTDPSVPFVIGRGQMYRQGGDVLLATTGIGLRVCLEAAEILDRQGVNASVLHLPTVKPLDTELLLRAVGGVRAVVCVEEHTVIGGLGSAIGETMLEAGLFRPFRRVGVPDVFPDHYGTQELIMERYGIWPEPVAETALDLLKGGA from the coding sequence ATGCGCAAGAAATGTCTCGATATGGTGCACGAACTCGCCCGCAGGGACGGGCGGGTCGTCTTCATTGGGTCCGATCTCGGATTCAAGACTCTCGACGCCTTTCGCGAGGAGCTGCCTGATCAGTTCTTCATCGAGGGAATCAGCGAGCAGAACGTGGTCGGCATGGCGGCGGGCATGGCCCTGGAAGGGCGCATCCCCTATGTCAACACCATAGCCACCTTCATCGTCCGCCGTGCCTTGGAGCAGGTGGCCATGGACCTGTGCCTGCACGATCTTCCGGTCCGCCTGATCGGCAACGGCGGCGGGCTTGTTTACGCCCCTCTCGGCTCCACCCATCTGGCGGTGGAGGATATCGCGCTCATGCGCGCCCTGCCCAACATGACCGTGGTCTGCCCGGCGGATGCCGAGGAGATGGAGCGGTTCATGGATGTTTCCGTGGACTGGCCCCATCCCATCTACATCCGGCTGGCCAAGGGGTATGACCCGGTCGTCACCGATCCGTCGGTTCCCTTTGTCATCGGCAGGGGGCAGATGTATCGTCAGGGCGGCGACGTGCTCCTGGCTACCACCGGGATTGGGCTGCGCGTCTGCCTGGAGGCGGCGGAGATTCTCGACCGGCAGGGCGTCAATGCTTCGGTCCTTCATCTGCCGACGGTCAAACCCCTGGACACCGAGCTGCTGCTTCGGGCTGTCGGCGGGGTGCGGGCCGTGGTCTGTGTGGAGGAGCACACCGTCATCGGCGGGCTGGGCAGCGCCATCGGCGAGACCATGCTGGAGGCCGGGCTCTTCCGTCCGTTCCGCAGGGTCGGCGTTCCCGATGTTTTCCCGGACCACTACGGGACGCAGGAACTGATCATGGAGCGTTATGGCATCTGGCCCGAGCCGGTGGCCGAGACAGCCCTTGACCTGCTCAAGGGCGGCGCATAG
- a CDS encoding class I SAM-dependent methyltransferase has translation MKEFFKREDCRLCGSRNMAVVLDMEAVPLGDDFVTREQLDRPQGEYPLEINFCNDCGLLQSTSVINPDIIYSNYLYETSSSLGLVRHFEDYAAYLMDKVRPPKGALTVDIGSNVGALLKGMQAHGMTVLGIDPARALARKATEAGLETWAAFFNREVAGRIRSEKGSAAIITANNVMANIDDLTDIMDGILELLSDDGVFVFETGYMVDTVQNGVIDNFTHEHLCYFSILPLLSFFDGHGLELIDVKRVPTKGGSIRGMVQKKGGPRPVSSNVSGLATLERELGFEGMAPFTVFARYAESVKTELVDMLTRLKAQGKSIAGYGASIGSTSLIYYFGLEPFLDRLYDDNPVKIGTYSPVQHIPVHDSAEIYEHRPDYVLNLAWRYAGPIYRRHARYVAEGGHFISCLPTVEVSA, from the coding sequence GTGAAGGAATTTTTCAAGAGAGAAGACTGCCGGCTGTGCGGCTCCCGCAACATGGCTGTGGTTCTGGACATGGAGGCTGTTCCTCTGGGCGATGACTTCGTGACCAGGGAACAGTTGGACAGGCCGCAGGGCGAGTACCCGCTGGAGATCAATTTTTGCAACGATTGCGGTTTGTTGCAGTCTACCAGTGTCATCAATCCCGACATCATCTACTCAAATTATCTCTACGAAACCAGTTCGTCGCTCGGACTGGTCAGGCATTTCGAGGACTACGCAGCCTATCTCATGGACAAGGTCAGACCGCCTAAGGGGGCATTGACGGTCGACATCGGTTCCAATGTCGGTGCTCTGCTCAAGGGCATGCAGGCCCATGGCATGACCGTGCTCGGCATTGACCCTGCCCGCGCCCTGGCCAGGAAGGCGACCGAGGCAGGACTGGAAACCTGGGCGGCTTTTTTCAATCGCGAGGTGGCGGGGCGGATCAGGAGCGAGAAGGGGAGCGCCGCCATCATTACGGCCAACAACGTGATGGCGAACATTGATGACCTCACCGACATCATGGACGGCATCCTTGAATTGTTGAGCGACGACGGGGTGTTTGTCTTCGAGACCGGCTACATGGTTGATACCGTGCAGAACGGCGTCATCGACAATTTCACCCACGAGCACCTCTGCTATTTTTCTATCCTGCCGCTGCTCTCTTTCTTCGATGGGCACGGCCTGGAACTCATCGACGTGAAGCGGGTGCCGACCAAGGGCGGCTCCATCAGGGGCATGGTCCAGAAGAAGGGCGGGCCCAGGCCGGTCTCGTCCAACGTTTCGGGTCTGGCCACCCTTGAGCGCGAGCTTGGTTTCGAGGGAATGGCACCGTTCACGGTGTTCGCCAGATATGCCGAATCCGTCAAGACAGAGCTTGTTGACATGCTGACCCGCCTCAAGGCGCAGGGCAAGAGCATTGCCGGATATGGAGCCTCCATCGGCTCGACTTCGCTGATCTATTATTTTGGTCTTGAGCCCTTTCTCGATCGGCTTTACGACGACAACCCGGTCAAGATCGGAACCTACAGCCCGGTCCAGCATATCCCGGTACACGATTCCGCCGAGATCTACGAGCATCGACCGGACTATGTGCTCAATCTCGCCTGGCGATATGCCGGGCCCATTTATCGCAGGCACGCCCGGTACGTCGCAGAGGGCGGGCACTTCATTTCCTGTCTGCCAACGGTGGAAGTGTCGGCGTAG
- a CDS encoding ornithine cyclodeaminase family domain has protein sequence MTLKKFDTSRLRVLPLSQREHDLDLSVLADLRPTPAVHPSLARVGGKILRARELGASVILMMGAHVIRSGVQRYIIDLMERGYVTCLAGNGACAIHDFELALIGRTTESVAKYISEGQFGLWRETGLLNDIVADGVAQGWGVGESVGRAILDGEYPHKDISLFAAAHRLGIPFTVHVGIGSDIVHEHPNCDGAAWGAASYTDFLHYAAAVETVENGVVMNFGSAIMAPEVYLKALAMARNVAMQQGREICRLTTLVCDLRNLPEDVSAEPERGSADYYFRPWKTMLVRTVRDGGESYYVRAPHDESIPQLWTGLGKQE, from the coding sequence GTGACGCTCAAGAAATTTGATACATCGCGGCTCAGGGTGCTGCCCTTGAGCCAGCGGGAGCACGACCTCGACCTGTCCGTGCTCGCGGACCTGCGCCCGACGCCCGCTGTCCACCCGAGCCTTGCCAGGGTCGGCGGGAAGATTCTCCGGGCGCGAGAACTCGGTGCCTCGGTCATCCTGATGATGGGTGCCCATGTCATCCGCTCCGGCGTGCAGCGATACATCATTGATCTCATGGAGCGGGGGTACGTTACCTGCCTTGCGGGCAACGGTGCCTGCGCCATCCACGATTTTGAGCTGGCGCTCATAGGCCGGACCACCGAGAGCGTGGCGAAATACATCAGCGAGGGACAATTCGGGCTGTGGCGGGAGACCGGACTGCTCAACGACATTGTGGCCGATGGAGTCGCCCAGGGGTGGGGCGTGGGTGAGTCCGTTGGTCGGGCGATCCTTGACGGCGAGTATCCGCACAAGGACATCAGCCTGTTCGCGGCGGCCCATCGGCTGGGCATTCCCTTCACCGTGCATGTGGGCATCGGCTCGGATATCGTCCACGAGCATCCCAATTGCGACGGCGCGGCCTGGGGCGCGGCCTCGTATACCGATTTTCTCCACTATGCGGCGGCGGTGGAAACAGTGGAGAATGGCGTGGTCATGAATTTCGGCAGCGCCATCATGGCCCCTGAGGTGTACCTCAAGGCGCTGGCCATGGCGCGCAATGTAGCCATGCAGCAGGGTCGGGAGATATGTCGGTTGACCACCCTTGTCTGTGACCTGCGCAACCTGCCCGAGGATGTCTCGGCTGAGCCCGAACGCGGCAGCGCGGACTACTACTTCCGACCCTGGAAGACCATGCTGGTGCGCACGGTCAGGGACGGCGGGGAGAGCTACTACGTGCGGGCTCCCCATGACGAATCAATCCCCCAGCTCTGGACAGGGCTTGGCAAACAGGAGTGA
- a CDS encoding SDR family NAD(P)-dependent oxidoreductase → MSGNAHALIIGGTHGAGRELVRLLAGRGDNVTVVGRREPRADDAGISGVSFLRADITDAAALPSMLDAAVAQNGPLLKVAFFQRFRGAGDDWQGEIAVSLAATKNIIELAVPRFATGGNRAIVAVSSIAGQFVASEQPLSYHLGKSGIEQIVRYYAVTLGPLGIRVNCVRPGNMLKEESREFYEKNRALTSLYEKLTPLGRMGTSLECAEVVAFLLSDKASFVTGQNLTMDGGTSLQWPEGVCRELAGLNIDVTRKNKG, encoded by the coding sequence ATGAGCGGTAATGCCCACGCGCTGATCATCGGTGGAACCCATGGCGCAGGGCGCGAGCTCGTGCGTCTTTTGGCAGGCCGTGGTGACAATGTTACCGTGGTCGGGCGTCGGGAACCCCGGGCAGACGATGCCGGAATTTCTGGCGTCAGTTTCCTGCGGGCCGACATTACGGATGCCGCGGCGTTGCCCTCCATGCTCGACGCCGCCGTCGCTCAAAACGGACCGCTCTTGAAAGTCGCCTTTTTCCAGCGATTCCGCGGCGCGGGTGACGATTGGCAGGGCGAGATCGCCGTGAGTCTTGCCGCGACGAAGAATATCATCGAACTGGCTGTTCCCCGCTTTGCCACTGGCGGCAACAGGGCGATTGTGGCGGTCAGCTCTATCGCCGGACAGTTTGTCGCCTCGGAGCAGCCGTTGAGCTATCACCTTGGCAAATCCGGCATCGAGCAGATCGTGCGCTACTACGCGGTGACCCTTGGCCCGCTCGGCATCCGGGTCAATTGTGTGCGTCCCGGAAACATGCTCAAGGAAGAGTCCAGGGAATTCTACGAAAAGAACAGAGCGCTGACCTCGTTGTACGAGAAGCTGACCCCGCTTGGCCGCATGGGGACATCGCTTGAATGCGCTGAAGTCGTGGCCTTTCTGCTTTCCGACAAGGCTTCCTTTGTGACCGGACAGAATTTGACGATGGATGGCGGGACATCCCTCCAGTGGCCCGAGGGCGTGTGCCGGGAGCTGGCTGGCCTCAACATTGATGTCACCAGAAAAAATAAAGGATGA
- a CDS encoding NAD-dependent epimerase/dehydratase family protein, whose product MSDIKTVFVTGAGGYVGSLLIPALLGEGYKVRAHDIFWYGKDVFDAVKDNPDLTIIEGDLRDAALLGKTIPGSDAVIHLACISNDPSYELDPDLAKSINYDAFLPLVDISKAAGVKRFIYASSSSVYGIKEGVEVTEDLPLEPLTDYSKYKAMCEEYLNGAASDVFTATTIRPSTVCGWAPRLRLDLTVNILTNHAINNGKITVFGGQQKRPNLHIKDMVGVYLFMLKQDTAKIQKKIYNVGYENFKVMEIAEKVRKTLAKDVEIVVTPTNDNRSYHVNSDKIKNELGFVPKHTIEEAVLDLKDAFEKGLIPDSMTDDKYFNIKRMQSLNAK is encoded by the coding sequence ATGAGTGATATCAAGACTGTTTTTGTTACCGGCGCAGGCGGTTATGTTGGTTCTCTGCTGATTCCCGCCCTGCTCGGCGAGGGGTACAAGGTCCGTGCGCACGATATCTTCTGGTATGGAAAGGACGTGTTCGACGCGGTCAAGGACAACCCGGACCTGACCATCATCGAGGGCGATCTGCGGGACGCCGCGCTGCTTGGGAAGACCATTCCCGGCAGCGACGCCGTCATCCATCTGGCCTGCATCTCCAACGATCCGAGCTACGAGCTGGACCCCGATCTGGCCAAGTCCATCAACTACGACGCCTTCCTGCCCCTGGTCGATATCTCCAAGGCCGCCGGTGTCAAGCGGTTCATCTACGCCTCCAGCTCGTCCGTCTACGGCATCAAGGAGGGCGTGGAGGTGACCGAGGATCTGCCGCTTGAGCCGCTGACCGACTACTCCAAGTACAAGGCCATGTGCGAGGAATATCTCAATGGGGCGGCCAGTGACGTCTTCACCGCCACGACCATCCGCCCGTCCACCGTGTGCGGCTGGGCACCGCGCCTGCGCCTGGACCTGACGGTCAACATCCTGACCAACCACGCCATCAACAACGGCAAGATCACCGTGTTCGGCGGCCAGCAGAAGCGCCCGAACCTGCACATCAAGGACATGGTTGGCGTGTATCTGTTCATGCTCAAGCAGGATACCGCCAAGATCCAGAAGAAGATCTACAACGTCGGCTACGAGAACTTCAAGGTCATGGAGATCGCCGAGAAGGTCAGGAAGACCCTTGCCAAGGACGTGGAAATCGTGGTCACCCCGACCAATGACAACCGGTCCTACCATGTCAACTCCGACAAGATCAAAAACGAGCTGGGGTTCGTGCCCAAGCATACCATTGAGGAGGCCGTTCTCGATCTGAAGGACGCCTTTGAAAAGGGGCTGATCCCCGACTCCATGACAGACGACAAGTACTTCAACATCAAGCGCATGCAGTCCCTCAACGCCAAATAA